The genomic segment CGAACCCGGGGACGGTGTTGGCGAACATGTCGTTCGTGTAGTCCCACAGACCGCTGCGGTGGGTCAGCAGGTGCCGCACCGTGATCGTCGGGTCGGGCAGCAGACCCGGCAGGTACTGGTCGACCGGCGCGTCCAGCGCGACCTTGCCCTCCTGGACGAGCTGCAGCAGCACCACCGTCGAGAAGGACTTGGTGATGCTGCCGATGCGGAAGCGCGCATCGGTGTTCATGGCCTGCCCGTTGGAGCGGTCGGCCACCCCGGCGGTCTCCCGGTAGACGGTGCTCCCGCTGTCGATACGGGTCATCACGCCCGGCGCGCCGCCGGCCATCACCCGCTCGAAGACCTTGTGCAGGGCATCGAGATCCGGCTTCGCGAGTCCGTCGTCCGGCGCCTGCCGAGTGGCGCTGCCCGCTCCGGTCCCCGCCAGGGTCCGGGCCTCGGACCGGGCCGCGAGGGCCGGGACCGAGGCGACGACGAGAGCCAGCACCGAAGCGCTCATCGCCGCGCGCCTACCGAACTTGCCTTGCACCATGACACTCCTTGTTCCGACGCGGATGATCCGGTGATCATCGCAGCCGCGGATTCGCTTCCCGCGTATGCCGCGCACCTTCTCGCCGTCGAAGAGAGGCCGGCGCCGCGTTTGGTTCCCCTGGTTCCACTGCGGATGATCTTGTGCGAATTCCCGCCGGTAAGTCGGCTGGTTTACGACGTTCCTCCTTCGCGGACGTCCTGGAGACTGTGACGGTCCGACAGCCCGCCATCCGCTGCTCTGGCTGCGCGCTCTCCGGCGCGGCGGGACGGCGTGGACGCCCGTGAAGTCGCTCGGTTCGTGAGATGAAATGCCCGCTCTTTCGCGAAAGGATCGATATGAGCCCTGTGGAACTGGACATCCGTGACGCCGGTCCGCTGGATGTGGAAGCGGAGGGGATCGCGTTCGAGGACGACCTGCATCCCGGCCGCGGTGCCGAAGCGTGCCTGGCCGATCCCTGGGTCACCGCGACCACGCGTTTCGCATGTGACTAGCCCGGCCGGTCCACCGTCGGCGGAACCGATCCTTTGAGGCCGGTCCCGGTCCCGGTGCCGGTGTCGGTGCCGGGCCCTGGACTGATGCCGGGGCCCGGACTGATGCCGGGGTCCGGTCCGATACCGGGGCCCGGACTGATGCCGGAGTCGGTCCCGGGGGCGGTCCCGGGCGGGTCCGCGCCGGACTTGGGGGAGTGGCTCGCCGCACTCATGGCCGGCCACGAGCGTCGGAGCGGCGCGGACGAGGTCTGGCGCTATCTGTTCGATCCGCGCATGCCGGCGATGGAACACGGCTGGAAGCTGCACGTCTCCGCCCGGTCCGACGACTTCGCCGGGACCATGGAGCTCCTCGTCCCGGTGCTGCTGCGCTACACCTGCGAAGCCAAGTTCGCGCGGAGCGCGGCGGTGCTGGGGGAGTTGAACGCCGGGGTACGGGACCAGGCCCTCGTCGGGAAGGCGGTCACCGTCTATCCCCGCGGGCAGGATGTGGCGGCGCTCGGACGGGAACTGGCCGAGGTCCTGGTCGGCCGGGGCGGACCACGGGTGCTCAGCGACCGCCGGGTGCGGCCGGACGCTCCGGTCTACTACCGTTACGGTCCCTTCCGGGCGGCCGGGGCGGGCGAGTCGGCGCTCGTCATGACCGGTCCTGACGGACAGAGTTTCGCCGGTCGCGCGAGCACCCGGTACCGCCAACCACCCTGGACGCAGGATCCGTTCGGGGCGCCTGCGCCCGGCACGGGGCGACCGGCCGCACGCCTTGTCGGTGGCAGATACCGGCTCACCGGAGGTATCGCGCGGTCCCCGCACGGGGACGTCTACCGCGCCCTGGACACGGTGACCGGCGGCCGGGTGGTGGTCAAGCAGGCCAGAGCGTATGCCGGTGAGGACGAGCACGGAGTGGACGCCCGCGGCCGGCTCCGCAACGAGCGTGCCGTGCTGGCGGCGCTGGACGGCCTCGACGGCGTACCGCGCTTCGTCGACCACGTGCGGCACGGCGAGGACGAGTATCTGGTCACCACGGACTGCGGTCCCCGTGACCTGCGTCGCGACGTGCTGGAGCACGGGCCTTATGGTGCCGACGCCCATCGCACGGGGCGTCAGATATCGATGCTGGCGCGTCAGTTGCTGGCCGTGCTCGACGCGGTGCATGCCAGAGGGGTGGTGGTGTGCGATCTGAAACCGGGCAACGTGGTCATCTCCTCGGACGGCACCTGTCGTTTTGTCGACTTCGGTATCAGCGCCCTGGGATCGGAGCGCCCGGCCGGTGCGACACCCGGCTACACCCTCCCCGTCTACCGCGCCGGAGCCCAGCCCCACCCCGCCGACGACCTCTACGCACTCGGCGCGACCCTGCACTACGCGCTGACCGGCATGGATCCGGTGGTCGTCGACCCCGACCACGCCGTCAACCGTGACCGAACACTGGCCTGCCTGGACGGCGCGCTGCCCGGCGCCGCCCACCGTCAAGTCCGCGCGCTGGTCGCCGGGCTGCTCAGCCTCGATCCCGCGGAACGAGTGGCCTGCGCTGGACGGTTACGGGCCGGCCTGCCGGAACCGGTCGGCGGGCGCCGTCCGCCCGGCCCGCCCCGCATCACCGCCGGGCTGCTGGACGACGTGATCGCGCACACCGTCGCCGGCTGTGTGCGCGCCTCCCGGTCGCCCGCCGGGCCGGGCGGCCGCCATACGGGGTCGACCGTGACGCTCTACGCGGGCTCGTCCGGAGTGGGCCTGGAACTCCTGCACCACACCGACCACCCGGGCGTACCGCGGGCCGTCGCCGACCTGGCCCGCCGAACGGCGGAACAC from the Streptomyces sp. RKAG293 genome contains:
- a CDS encoding SflA family class IV lanthipeptide; this translates as MSPVELDIRDAGPLDVEAEGIAFEDDLHPGRGAEACLADPWVTATTRFACD
- the lanL gene encoding class IV lanthionine synthetase LanL, coding for MPESVPGAVPGGSAPDLGEWLAALMAGHERRSGADEVWRYLFDPRMPAMEHGWKLHVSARSDDFAGTMELLVPVLLRYTCEAKFARSAAVLGELNAGVRDQALVGKAVTVYPRGQDVAALGRELAEVLVGRGGPRVLSDRRVRPDAPVYYRYGPFRAAGAGESALVMTGPDGQSFAGRASTRYRQPPWTQDPFGAPAPGTGRPAARLVGGRYRLTGGIARSPHGDVYRALDTVTGGRVVVKQARAYAGEDEHGVDARGRLRNERAVLAALDGLDGVPRFVDHVRHGEDEYLVTTDCGPRDLRRDVLEHGPYGADAHRTGRQISMLARQLLAVLDAVHARGVVVCDLKPGNVVISSDGTCRFVDFGISALGSERPAGATPGYTLPVYRAGAQPHPADDLYALGATLHYALTGMDPVVVDPDHAVNRDRTLACLDGALPGAAHRQVRALVAGLLSLDPAERVACAGRLRAGLPEPVGGRRPPGPPRITAGLLDDVIAHTVAGCVRASRSPAGPGGRHTGSTVTLYAGSSGVGLELLHHTDHPGVPRAVADLARRTAEHPEVAALTAALYTGRTGVELFLASAAGAFPSSHSGPVPADPSGLPRYDGSGDQIGGAAGTGTGLLLLAHLARAAGHQEEAAAHLAAAGRCARELSNWTGPSGEGGSEQPQAPSLAAYDHGFAHGRAGIVHFLYAYHRATADLVAGAAARAGLAQLAADTPGLLAAAARPGASRRYGAWCRGMAGTGAVLITVGSRDEDGQLLELGLRCARVCRALAPRMSLVSQCCGLAGVGELLVDAAVATGDDSFWRDAEDVAGLILARSGGTAHRPLLPDNTLVGSDSAWATGGAGVLSFLRRLRDRGGQRLCGG